One stretch of Castor canadensis chromosome 12, mCasCan1.hap1v2, whole genome shotgun sequence DNA includes these proteins:
- the Prkab2 gene encoding 5'-AMP-activated protein kinase subunit beta-2 isoform X3, producing MQPAKSTRSWWGAATTPVSLVCPTPGMTYCFLQLPGDKEFVSWQQDLDDPVKPTQQARPTVIRWSEGGKEVFISGSFNNWSTKIPLIKSHNDFVAILDLPEGEHQYKFFVDGQWVHDPSEPVITSQLGTINNLIHVKKSDFEVFDALKLDSMESSETSCRDLSSSPPGPYGQEMYVFRSEERFKPPPILPPHLLQVILNKDTNISCDPALLPEPNHVMLNHLYALSIKDSVMVLSATHRYKKKYVTTLLYKPI from the exons GATGACCTACTGCTTCTTACAGCTCCCTGGGGACAAAGAGTTTGTATCCTGGCAGCAGGATTTGGACGACCCTGTAAAGCCCACACAGCAGGCCCGTCCCACGGTTATCCGCTGGTCTGAAGGAGGCAAAGAGGTCTTCATCTCTGGGTCCTTCAACAATTGGAGCACCAAGATTCCACTGATCAAGAG CCATAATGACTTTGTTGCCATCCTTGACCTCCCTGAGGGAGAGCACCAATACAAGTTCTTTGTGGATGGACAGTGGGTTCATGATCCATCAGAG CCTGTGATTACCAGTCAGCTCGGCACAATTAATAATTTGATCCATGTGAAAAAATCTGATTTTGAAGTGTTTGATGCTTTAAAGCTAGATTCTATGGAAAGCTCTGAGACATCTTGTCGAG ACCTTTCCAGCTCACCTCCAGGGCCTTATGGTCAAGAAATGTATGTATTTCGATCTGAGGAGAGATTTAAACCTCCACCCATCCTTCCGCCTCACCTTCTCCAAGTTATTCTTAACAAGGACACTAATATTTCT TGTGACCCAGCTTTACTTCCTGAGCCCAACCATGTTATGCTGAACCACCTCTATGCATTGTCCATTAAG GACAGTGTGATGGTTCTTAGTGCAACTCATCGCTACAAGAAGAAGTATGTCACTACGCTGCTGTACAAGCCCATCTGA